A stretch of DNA from Natrinema halophilum:
GAGAGGTACATGATGTGCCCGATCTGGCGGGCTCGAGCCAGTCCGTCTTCGGGTTCCTCGCCGCCGTAGTAGTGGCCACCGTTCCAGTTCGGATCGGACGTGATCGCCCGTCGGGCGACGGTATCGAGCGCGAGACACTGCGCGTCGAGTCGAGCGGCGGCGGCGACCGCGCCGGCTCGTTCGACGTCGTCCGGGAACCGTCGCAGCCAGTCGAGGACGTTCATTCCGCCGACGCTGCCGCCGATAACGGCGTGAATCCGTCCGACGCCGAGTGCGTCCAGTAACTCGCGCTGGGCGCGCGTCCAGTCGCCGACCGTGACCGGCGGGAAGTCGGTGCCGTAGGGCTCACCCGTTTCGGGGTTCTCACTTGCGGGTCCGGTCGTCCCGTAACACGACCCCGGCGCGTTCGCACAGACGACGTAGTACTCCGTCGTATCGATCGCTTTCCCGGGGCCGACGACGTCACCCCACCAGGCGCGGGCCTGGCCGGCAGTCTCACCGCTGGCGTCCGGCCGGCGGGCAACGTGGGCGCTGCCGGTCAGCGCGTGACAGACGAGTACCGCATTATCTCCGGTAAAGTCGCCGTAAGTTTCGTAGGCCACCTCGAGCGAGGGGATCGATTCCCCGGACTCGAACTGGAACTCGCCGAGGTCGACCGTGTCTTTGGTCGTACTCACGTCGGCCACCTCGTCGGCGTCTTTCGGAGACACTGCCGGCGGGTCGGCTCAGTCTCCGTTCGGTCGCGTATCATGTATGTGGTGCATATTACCGGACGATCTAATAACTCGCAGTTACGGCAAGATTCGCTTCTTCGCGATTGACCCGTCGATGCCGGAGTGAGTGCGTCGTTCGTTACTTCGTGCTCTCGATCGCCTGCTCGAGATCCGCGAGGATGTCCGCGGGATCTTCGATCCCCACGGACATCCGGATGAGGTCGTCGGTCACGCCCGCGTCCTCGCGCTCCTCGGACGTCAACTGGCCGTGAGTGGTACTGGCCGGGTGGATAACCAGCGTCTTCGCGTCGCCGATGTTCGCGAGGAACTGGGCGACCTCGACGTTCTCGCAGAAGGCCTTGCCTGCTTCGTAGCCTCCCTCGAGTCCGAACGCGACCATGCCGCCGAAGTCCTCGAGATAGCGTTCGGCGTTTTCGTGGGTCGGATGGGATTCGAGGCCGGGATGGGTGACCCACGCGACGTCCTCGTGATCGTCGAGGTATTCCGCGACGATCGCCGCGTTCTCGCAGTGCTTGCTGACGCGCAGGGGCAGCGATTCGAGCCCCTGCAGCGTTTGCCAGGCGTCGAACGGCGATTGCTGATTGCCGAGGCTACGCAGCGAGCGGAACCTGGCCGTGGCGGCGAACGGTGCTTCGGGGAAGTCCCGCGAAAAGTCGACGTCGTGATAGGCGTGATTCTGTCCGGCGATTTCGTCGTAGCCGTGCTCGCCCCACGGGAACGACCCGCCGTCGACGAGGACGCCGCCGACGGTCGTCCCGGAGCCGTGGAGCCACTTGGTCGTCGACTCCC
This window harbors:
- a CDS encoding O-acetylhomoserine aminocarboxypropyltransferase/cysteine synthase family protein, which codes for MSDDASDGHDTDAERGERGFGTRSVHAGQSPDSDTGAMAPPIYQTTSYVFEDADTAAARYALEDDGYLYSRIANPTVVTLEDRLASLESGAGAVATGSGMAALDSAVLILAKAGENVVCSTDTYGGTTAYFSKTASRRDIEPRFVPTLEYDEYDDAIDEDTAFVHVETIGNPSLVTPDFERVAKIAHENGVPLVVDNTFATPALCRPLEHGADVVWESTTKWLHGSGTTVGGVLVDGGSFPWGEHGYDEIAGQNHAYHDVDFSRDFPEAPFAATARFRSLRSLGNQQSPFDAWQTLQGLESLPLRVSKHCENAAIVAEYLDDHEDVAWVTHPGLESHPTHENAERYLEDFGGMVAFGLEGGYEAGKAFCENVEVAQFLANIGDAKTLVIHPASTTHGQLTSEEREDAGVTDDLIRMSVGIEDPADILADLEQAIESTK
- the metX gene encoding homoserine O-acetyltransferase MetX, giving the protein MSTTKDTVDLGEFQFESGESIPSLEVAYETYGDFTGDNAVLVCHALTGSAHVARRPDASGETAGQARAWWGDVVGPGKAIDTTEYYVVCANAPGSCYGTTGPASENPETGEPYGTDFPPVTVGDWTRAQRELLDALGVGRIHAVIGGSVGGMNVLDWLRRFPDDVERAGAVAAAARLDAQCLALDTVARRAITSDPNWNGGHYYGGEEPEDGLARARQIGHIMYLSKASMARKFGRRSAGREAVREEPPDAAAAFFPYREVESYLDYQADKFTDRFDANSYLYMTRAMDDFDLSASYESDADAIAAFEGELLLLSFTGDWHFTVEQSEALAESCREAGVDVAHHVIESDHGHDAFLVEPEKVGPPLSDLLEDGLSGRAITDTMREADDSGEFAPVHTSLFSE